From the Primulina tabacum isolate GXHZ01 chromosome 3, ASM2559414v2, whole genome shotgun sequence genome, one window contains:
- the LOC142538782 gene encoding uncharacterized protein LOC142538782, whose translation MKRNQESIFVEEQATRQESEENVEVHQSRVEETQPPQSGEISEMGEMWKEIRRLRKQSFEDFATAFLHRFASSKRHQKNYLSMFVMKQQEAETLREFVQRFNSATLEIPAATPDIMISAFTQGLRGGEFFKSLVKKPPSSYDDLLARAVKYVNLEDAQRYRRMENRPEGSRVEGAERGGKKRGAGEREEDRTRSRGQFSSHVLLNRGRDKVMEVRESGERDEKSQRVESSARQEGSSSRSELRSRPSSRRGRGPPWIHQRIEEPRREGRDSGRARKAHGRRLENFEISRGADLPQDPVISFGPDDLRGIVAPHNDALVVTATVANYVVARIFIDNGSSVNIFFKSTLDQMKVEGFEFEPISTPLHGFAGHAIPPLGQIVLPLSLGHEPRRITKMTTFTVVDTPSAYNGILGRPALKDFRAVASTYHQKLKFPVGKEVGVLCGD comes from the exons ATGAAGCGGAATCAAGAATCTATATTTGTAGAGGAACAGGCCACCCGGCAAGAGAGTGAGGAAAATGTTGAAGTCCACCAGAGCAGGGTTGAAGAGACGCAACCCCCTCAAAGTGGAGAGATTAGTGAGATGGGGGAGATGTGGAAGGAGATACGGAGATTGAGGAAGCAG TCTTTTGAAGATTTTGCTACAGCTTTCTTGCACAGATTtgccagcagcaagaggcaTCAGAAGAATTATTTGAGCATGTTTGTGATGAAACAACAAGAGGCTGAAACCTTGCGGGAGTTTGTCCAGCGCTTCAACAGCGCAACGttggaaataccagcggctacccccGACATCATGATAAGCGCCTTTACCCAAGGGCTGAGGGGGGGAGAATTCTTCAAAtcgctggtcaagaagcctccgtcgAGCTATGATGACTTGTtagctcgggcggtaaaatatgtaaacttggaagatgcccaacggtaTAGAAGGATGGAAAACCGACCCGAGGGGAGTAGGGTGGAGGGAGCTGAGAGGGGCGGCAAGAAGAGAGGTGCGGGTGAGAGGGAGGAGGACAGAACCAGAAgtagaggacaattctcatcacatgttcTTCTGAATAGGGGTCGTGATAAGGTGATGGAGGTAAGGGAGTCAGGGGAGAGGGATGAGAAGTCGCAGAGGGTTGAGAGCAGTGCTCGACAAGAAGGATCCTCGTCTAGGAGTGAACTGAGATCTCGCCCATCTTCTAGGCGGGGTCGAGGCCCTCCGTGGATACATCAGAGGATCGAGGAGCCGAGGAGAGAAGGTCGAG attCCGGGCGAGCGAGAAAGGCGCATGGCAGGAGGTtggagaattttgaaatatctaggGGTGCGGACTTACCCCAGGATCCTGTCATCAGTTTTGGACCAGATGACCTCCGAGGCATTGTGGCTcctcataacgatgccttggtggtaacGGCCACTGTTGCCAATTACGTTGTGGCACGaatctttattgataatggaagttCTGTTAATATCTTTTTCAAGAGCACTCTGGATCAGATGAAGGTGGAGGGATTTGAGTTCGAGCCAATCTCTACTCCTCTCCATGGATTTGCAGGACATGCCATCCCGCCGCTCGGTCAGATTGTCCTTCCTTTATCTTTGGGACATGAGCCTCGGCGGATAACAAAGATGACGACATTTACTGTGGTGGACACCCCATCTGCGTACAATGGAATTCTGGGGCGACCAGCCCTAAAGGATTTCAGAGCTGTAGCGTCCACGTATCATCAGAAGTTGAAGTTTCCTGTAGGGAAGGAGGTTGGAGTCTTATGCGGGGACTAG
- the LOC142539180 gene encoding uncharacterized protein LOC142539180 isoform X1 — MSVLGDRCFNIPKLLSEDLLCHAGLSPAKINLKENAGRYSHFSCFSSFFCLLCYLITFLFGLLSLLAGTRVMNTLFLRELSKKKAEGSSSAPQKSVIPAVTTGTKGVCSVAEKKKTDSCSTTAKRPASSPTTVKKRKAAPSSSAPKRASSPPSRAKSPPPSGKHKASTDPSPSVPHHGKRKSSEISVVSVSSPEGSESEEEPPPESGVHPLYTSDTAIVGRGPTQLVQKVMYQLPSDADAAFMGSLGWSALLRRACSSVTEGMMYIGELAERANAARSDACQELREGQVLREQLQAIIDEMKVSHAKELSESQA, encoded by the exons ATGAGTGTACTAGGAGACCGATGCTTTAACATTCCCAAACTTCTATCTGAAGATCTTCTGTGTCACGCCGGGTTAAGTCCCGCGAAAATTAATCTGAAGGAGAATGCGGGTAGATACTCTCACTTTTCATGTTTCTCGTCTTTCTTTTGCTTATTATGTTACTTGATAACATTCTTATTTGGTTTATTGTCTCTGCTTGCAGGTACTAGAGTCATGAACACCCTATTTCTCCGTGAACTTTCCAAGAAGAAGGCCGAGGGTTCCTCATCAGCACCCCAGAAGTCAGTTATTCCAGCAGTCACGACGGGCACAAAGGGAGTCTGTTCTGTTgctgagaaaaaaaaaacagattcCTGCTCAACAACTGCGAAGAGGCCTGCTAGCTCCCCTACTACTGTGAAGAAGAGGAAGGCAGCCCCTTCCTCCTCCGCCCCAAAGCGAGCCTCCTCTCCACCTTCTCGCGCCAAGTCCCCTCCTCCGTCCGGTAAGCACAAGGCATCCACTGATCCTAGCCCGTCAGTCCCACACCATGGCAAGCGCAAGAGTTCTGAGATCTCAGTCGTATCGGTCTCTTCTCCAGAAGGGTCTGAGTCAGAGGAGGAGCCTCCTCCTGAGTCGGGGGTGCATCCTCTATACACCTCGGATACGGCCATCGTGGGGCGGGGTCCTACTCAATTGGTTCAGAAGGTGATGTATCAGCTTCCTTCCGACGCAGATGCAGCATTCATGGGTTCACTGGGGTGGTCTGCACTCCTGCGTCGGGCATGCAGCAGTGTCACTGAG GGCATGATGTACATCGGGGAGTTGGCTGAGCGTGCTAACGCCGCTCGATCTGACGCCTGTCAAGAATTACGCGAGGGCCAGGTTCTCCGTGAACAGCTTCAGGCTATTATTGACGAGATGAAAGTATCGCATGCTAAGGAGCTTTCGGAGTCTCAAGCTTGA
- the LOC142539180 gene encoding uncharacterized protein LOC142539180 isoform X2 — MSVLGDRCFNIPKLLSEDLLCHAGLSPAKINLKENAGTRVMNTLFLRELSKKKAEGSSSAPQKSVIPAVTTGTKGVCSVAEKKKTDSCSTTAKRPASSPTTVKKRKAAPSSSAPKRASSPPSRAKSPPPSGKHKASTDPSPSVPHHGKRKSSEISVVSVSSPEGSESEEEPPPESGVHPLYTSDTAIVGRGPTQLVQKVMYQLPSDADAAFMGSLGWSALLRRACSSVTEGMMYIGELAERANAARSDACQELREGQVLREQLQAIIDEMKVSHAKELSESQA, encoded by the exons ATGAGTGTACTAGGAGACCGATGCTTTAACATTCCCAAACTTCTATCTGAAGATCTTCTGTGTCACGCCGGGTTAAGTCCCGCGAAAATTAATCTGAAGGAGAATGCGG GTACTAGAGTCATGAACACCCTATTTCTCCGTGAACTTTCCAAGAAGAAGGCCGAGGGTTCCTCATCAGCACCCCAGAAGTCAGTTATTCCAGCAGTCACGACGGGCACAAAGGGAGTCTGTTCTGTTgctgagaaaaaaaaaacagattcCTGCTCAACAACTGCGAAGAGGCCTGCTAGCTCCCCTACTACTGTGAAGAAGAGGAAGGCAGCCCCTTCCTCCTCCGCCCCAAAGCGAGCCTCCTCTCCACCTTCTCGCGCCAAGTCCCCTCCTCCGTCCGGTAAGCACAAGGCATCCACTGATCCTAGCCCGTCAGTCCCACACCATGGCAAGCGCAAGAGTTCTGAGATCTCAGTCGTATCGGTCTCTTCTCCAGAAGGGTCTGAGTCAGAGGAGGAGCCTCCTCCTGAGTCGGGGGTGCATCCTCTATACACCTCGGATACGGCCATCGTGGGGCGGGGTCCTACTCAATTGGTTCAGAAGGTGATGTATCAGCTTCCTTCCGACGCAGATGCAGCATTCATGGGTTCACTGGGGTGGTCTGCACTCCTGCGTCGGGCATGCAGCAGTGTCACTGAG GGCATGATGTACATCGGGGAGTTGGCTGAGCGTGCTAACGCCGCTCGATCTGACGCCTGTCAAGAATTACGCGAGGGCCAGGTTCTCCGTGAACAGCTTCAGGCTATTATTGACGAGATGAAAGTATCGCATGCTAAGGAGCTTTCGGAGTCTCAAGCTTGA
- the LOC142538226 gene encoding double-stranded RNA-binding protein 2-like: protein MYKNQLQELAQRSCFNLPSYTCIREGPDHAPRFKAIVNFNGDAFESPYYCSTLRQAEHSAAEAALISLCSTGPSHSLAARILDESGVYKNLLQKIAQRVGSPLPQYTTFRSGLGHLPIFTGTAELAGIIFTGEPAKNKKQAEKNAAFAAWMSLKQLAQQEGSSTYQEHENNDEQEQIRIARALQSYRLKENLKSTTTSIMPFQKKYYTPTPRPSSPQSRTVSTSKILPLFSNKTAPQVRQPSPTNNSHPPEVQTMHMPKLPAVGASPYVPFRQQCRPLYRGIAPPVTIRTSVPVFSAPAPVAARPAQVMQPRPMQVAPPVCIRQAVPVFAAPTSLKADSEETIDQNTCEADESTVVKCLEQLEM from the exons atgtACAAGAACCAGTTGCAGGAGCTGGCGCAGAGGAGCTGCTTCAACCTGCCTTCATACACCTGCATAAGGGAGGGTCCAGACCACGCGCCGCGCTTCAAGGCTATCGTTAACTTCAACGGCGACGCCTTCGAGAGCCCTTACTACTGCTCCACTCTCCGGCAGGCCGAGCACTCCGCGGCGGAGGCGGCACTCATCTCGCTCTGCTCCACCGGCCCCTCTCACTCCCTCGCTGCCCGAATCCTC GATGAATCGGGAGTTTACAAAAACCTGTTGCAGAAGATAGCACAAAGAGTTGGATCTCCTCTGCCTCAGTACACGACTTTCAGATCAGGTTTAGGACATCTACCTATATTTACGGGAACCGCGGAACTCGCTGGGATTATTTTTACTGGAGAACCCGCTAAGAACAAGAAACAAGCTGAAAAGAATGCTGCATTTGCTGCTTGGATGTCCTTGAAACAAC TGGCTCAGCAAGAGGGTAGTTCGACATATCAAGAACACGAAAACAATGATGAacaagaacagatcagaatcgCACGGGCATTGCAGAGCTACCGGTTGAAAGAAAACTTGAAAAGCACCACCACCTCCATCATGCCATTCCAGAAGAAATATTATACTCCCACCCCTCGACCTTCGAGCCCACAGAGTCGTACTGTGTCCACATCCAAAATCCTGCCCTTGTTTTCCAATAAAACCGCCCCTCAGGTCAGGCAACCCTCGCCTACAAACAACAGCCATCCACCAGAAGTTCAGACAATGCATATGCCGAAGCTCCCTGCCGTTGGCGCGTCGCCTTATGTCCCTTTTAGACAACAATGCAGGCCGCTTTATCGTGGAATTGCTCCACCAGTTACAATAAGAACCTCAGTTCCAGTTTTCTCCGCACCAGCACCTGTTGCTGCTCGACCGGCTCAGGTGATGCAACCCCGACCCATGCAAGTCGCCCCACCAGTCTGTATCAGGCAAGCTGTTCCAGTTTTTGCAGCTCCAACCAGCTTAAAAGCTGATTCTGAGGAAACTATCGACCAGAACACGTGTGAAGCGGATGAATCCACCGTTGTCAAGTGCCTTGAACAACTCGAGATGTGA